From the genome of Triticum aestivum cultivar Chinese Spring chromosome 3B, IWGSC CS RefSeq v2.1, whole genome shotgun sequence, one region includes:
- the LOC123072908 gene encoding uncharacterized protein isoform X2, producing MVDPDDLRRAIGLPVTASLGPVGPLLRQLHEGVSEDEIQRLTVHFDGLCVSLMHQSEVEKPSFAAKCWMSEVRELCYDSKNYFDDAPFISKQDDDDDDAQLTPEEKQENAQFEFKMIEARAEHAYGRRGRYGFDQKSVNKTTKIPSTGRRLPVLHPELIDRCRMDQLDTLLRKDEEQQLKVVSLVGFEGVGKTTLAKRLYHHRGGQFNCRAFVRVSPNPDMRRLLTTIFTQIQLPTSSSSSSSSSSSSSSSSSSSSSSSSSSGTVSQPACCLDAQALIINIAKYLQSRRYLIIIDDLWSTSAWDVIRRAFPDGDCHSRIITTTQFGDVASACCSYQSKEVSSEIVKKCGGLPLSIINIASLLPTEESEINLQQWMDIRDYMPSTMRTNPTPEGIKQVLNLVYNNLSPELKTCLLYLVVNPEGYMVSKDDLVKQWVIEGFIREGQNKEEIAGGYFDELVRRGMIQAVDINYRGVLSCTLHHMVHDLIVKKSIEENFIVIQDCFQSAIGLPDKVRRLSVQFGGARSANIPMGVMMSEVRSLAFFGFYGCTDFIEECKLLRVLILHVWADEDKVPFDLSEIISKLLPLRYVKIACNIAVKLPAEIQVLQFLEILEVDTPVVAIPSDIGGLSRLSSLKIAVTELLREDICILQKLAALTTLSVDVKTSPTEWIVFGKGGFLVLTFFTFRCSAPRLLIEDSAIPKCEKLHLCLNGHEASPRDGKKPITIEHLASLKEISVKIWGAVANKGSALTNVITNDARNPIPNVQLMGDTSGVEVHMIFDLNDGDYAEFIRLLIGVLVRYDDGEHIQGYPPVLGKQLFPKEPNRWMRIKLVAGMTETILAVRDDNLNLIGFQAKNGRWYELGFAGRSTRMLPGSTFLDCDCDYTDLLQVKATCLEERNRLVREEMVKIELGKTSSIEAVGILSGYNNKTEGVAADRDTRRALVRLMLMLCEATRMTPFFDTVLASWSDTQGGNSHILREDQAMYVWYWGKMSAVLLEWEATGYKSWGPNETTAMLANEINVKSAQEALAVVKVLLNTPVAPNNTCTRGGRPLVEVFTMRADSGVVDTISVFDGRRGQTIYRHHASPTPIHHFWSSSQGPNDLVLTGPYRAISAEGSFAIQVDSIISRTDASDEPSKVSADMSWDCYSGEASMYNKVLTNRIATDDKGQLAEVAYAVFSDAVEVTVQIKVTRVDPADVYGKITAHNQHYGSNSILLFSRTDWDFLATKEEKRQGRRRAKLRASGTSNCWIPLTRSVVAVPLGSPLEIRVNLYACPSEYGLTDYFKEDIDFSLIDQHVGQIKRHHVVVRVTSLDICTLPEQSHTTLPTLAMTWVPGVTSMRTGAGMPIEQPAHVYMDFNCGSGKYSAFMDDLCEKLAEHPGKAAVHGRPVLARQRRGKPTRLFMIRLAGDRDYEWVTLAVRDDNLCLVGFQTPDGRWHEFGSGSITCLQESTFLGSNGSYDSLLGESGDRWQELKLGRKSATDAIGKLSAYEDRVGVVVDQDTKVDLARLMVMICEAARLAEIYDMVKKGWEDGICITDRQVQHIDNWDNISRVLLGRRRRVRNIGLKKEDDAAAVVKMVLNPFRPLVEVFGLRAYPSFSGTISAVDDKGSKVVIYNKDPQAKRDDTPSSQTQTQSNIDCHHKEAQEDLPPAVTYRPISADGEFYIQVSGNSTTHTSRLTLVWDGHSDKAAYNIINTHQISIGSSKAELTYAVLHDAVEATVKVQLNLKEPEEAGTVTGVYGEITATNQHYKNKSILLFSHPKEQAVKPEVNASDAVSISLKLMRGFIVASLERLLVIKVSLRAVCSSYEEPICFEQEVSFDPNMGTAQTAKIDAPTMEAQVMFITNERNAPSQGRVKQWRRRPRASAAILPNTTTAG from the exons ATGGTTGATCCTGACGATCTTCGGAGGGCGATCGGTCTTCCTGTTACTGCTTCGCTGGGCCCTGTTGGTCCCCTCCTCCGGCAACTCCATGAGGGGGTCAGTGAGGATGAGATTCAGAGGCTCACGGTGCATTTCGATGGATTATGCGTCTCCCTCATGCATCAGTCAGAGGTGGAGAAACCTAGCTTCGCCGCCAAGTGCTGGATGAGTGAGGTCCGGGAACTTTGCTACGACAGCAAAAACTACTTCGACGATGCCCCGTTTATTTCCAAgcaagacgacgacgatgatgatgcccAGCTCACTCCAGAAGAGAAGCAAGAAAATGCCCAGTTCGAGTTCAAGATGATCGAGGCTCGCGCGGAGCATGCGTATGGGAGAAGGGGAAGGTACGGATTCGACCAGAAAAgcgtcaataagaccactaagatTCCATCAACAGGACGCCGGCTCCCAGTTCTCCATCCGGAACTAATTGATCGTTGCCGAATGGATCAACTTGACACCTTGCTTCGTAAGGATGAGGAGCAGCAGCTCAAGGTCGTATCTCTGGTAGGATTTGAGGGTGTCGGTAAAACCACACTTGCCAAGAGGTTATACCACCATAGAGGTGGGCAGTTCAACTGCCGGGCTTTTGTGCGGGTGTCTCCCAACCCGGACATGAGGAGGCTTCTAACCACCATATTCACCCAGATTCAATTGccgacctcttcttcttcttcttcttcttcttcttcttcttcttcttcttcttcttcttcttcttcttcttcttcttcttcttctggtacTGTCTCTCAGCCTGCTTGCTGCTTGGATGCGCAGGCCCTCATCATAAATATTGCAAAATATCTCCAATCAAGAAG GTACTTAATCATAATTGATGACTTATGGAGTACTTCAGCATGGGATGTTATTAGGCGTGCTTTTCCTGATGGTGATTGTCACAGCAGAATTATAACAACCACCCAATTCGGGGATGTAGCATCGGCATGTTGTAGTTATCAGTCAAA AGAAGTCTCATCTGAGATTGTCAAGAAATGTGGTGGTTTACCATTATCAATTATAAATATAGCCAGCTTGTTGCCAACAGAAGAAAGCGAAATAAACCTCCAGCAATGGATGGACATTCGAGATTATATGCCTTCCACTATGAGGACAAATCCTACGCCCGAAGGGATAAAACAAGTTCTAAACCTTGTCTACAATAATCTTTCCCCTGAACTGAAGACATGCTTGCTGTATCTTGTTGTGAATCCAGAGGGCTACATGGTGAGTAAGGATGATTTGGTGAAGCAATGGGTAATTGAAGGTTTTATACGGGAAGGACAAAACAAAGAGGAAATTGCAGGGGGTTATTTTGATGAGCTTGTCAGGAGAGGCATGATCCAGGCTGTAGACATCAATTACCGAGGGGTGCTGTCATGTACACTTCACCACATGGTACATGATCTTATTGTGAAGAAATCCATTGAGGAAAATTTCATAGTTATCCAGGACTGTTTTCAATCAGCTATAGGTCTTCCTGACAAAGTTCGTCGTCTGTCTGTCCAATTCGGTGGTGCAAGGAGCGCAAATATACCGATGGGAGTCATGATGTCTGAAGTTCGATCACTTGCATTTTTTGGATTCTATGGATGCACGGACTTCATTGAGGAGTGTAAGCTTCTTCGAGTTCTAATTCTCCATGTGTGGGCTGATGAAGATAAAGTGCCTTTTGACCTCTCTGAAATTATTAGTAAACTACTTCCATTGAGATATGTGAAGATTGCATGTAATATCGCTGTCAAACTTCCAGCCGAGATTCAAGTTCTGCAATTCCTGGAGATACTGGAAGTGGATACACCAGTAGTTGCTATCCCATCGGATATTGGAGGACTCAGCAGGCTGTCCAGTCTAAAGATTGCAGTTACAGAGCTATTGAGGGAAGACATTTGTATCCTCCAAAAATTGGCAGCCCTCACTACTCTTTCAGTGGACGTGAAGACATCACCCACTGAATGGATCGTCTTTGGAAAGGGAGGATTCTTGGTCCTCACTTTCTTCACATTCAGGTGCAGTGCACCTCGTCTGCTAATTGAAGATAGTGCAATACCTAAATGCGAGAAGCTACACCTATGTTTAAATGGCCACGAAGCATCTCCTCGAGATGGTAAGAAGCCTATCACCATCGAGCACTTGGCAAGCCTTAAAGAGATATCTGTAAAAATTTGGGGTGCAGTTGCTAACAAGGGGTCCGCCTTGACGAATGTTATTACCAATGATGCAAGAAATCCTATTCCTAACGTTCAATTGATGGGTGATACCAG TGGTGTAGAAGTCCACATGATCTTCGACCTCAACGATGGTGATTATGCTGAATTCATCCGCCTCCTTATTGGCGTGCTCGTGAGGTACGACGACGGTGAACACATCCAAGGGTATCCTCCTGTTCTGGGTAAGCAACTGTTCCCGAAAGAGCCAAACAGGTGGATGCGCATCAAGCTAGTGGCCGGCATGACTGAAACAATCCTTGCTGTTCGGGATGACAATCTGAACCTCATTGGCTTCCAGGCTAAAAACGGAAGGTGGTACGAGTTGGGGTTCGCAGGGAGGAGCACACGAATGCTTCCTGGATCCACCTTTTTAGACTGCGATTGTGACTATACAGACTTGCTACAGGTAAAAGCTACCTGTCTGGAAGAAAGAAACCGACTAGTCAGGGAAGAAATGGTGAAGATAGAGCTAGGCAAGACCTCCTCAATTGAAGCCGTGGGTATTCTCTCGGGCTACAATAATAAAACGGAAGGTGTGGCAGCTGATCGAGACACCAGGCGGGCACTGGTGCGCCTAATGCTCATGTTGTGCGAGGCCACGAGGATGACCCCATTCTTTGACACCGTGCTGGCTAGCTGGAGCGACACACAAGGAGGGAATAGCCATATCTTGAGAGAGGACCAGGCAATGTACGTTTGGTACTGGGGAAAAATGTCGGCCGTGCTGCTGGAGTGGGAGGCAACAGGTTATAAGAGTTGGGGACCAAATGAGACCACCGCGATGCTGGCCAATGAAATCAATGTCAAATCTGCACAAGAGGCACTCGCTGtcgtcaaggtgcttctcaacacaCCCGTCGCCCCCAACAACACTTGCACCAGAGGAGGCCGACCTCTTGTGGAGGTGTTTACCATGCGTGCTGACTCCGGTGTTGTTGACACCATTTCGGTTTTTGACGGGAGACGTGGCCAGACCATATACAGACACCATGCTAGCCCCACTCCTATCCACCACTTTTGGTCTTCGTCTCAA GGTCCTAACGATTTGGTACTCACTGGACCATATAGAGCCATCTCAGCGGAGGGCAGCTTCGCCATCCAAGTCGACAGCATCATCTCCAGGACAGACGCCTCTGACGAACCTAGTAAAGTCAGTGCTGACATGTCCTGGGATTGCTACTCCGGTGAAGCCTCCATGTACAACAAGGTCTTGACCAACCGCATCGCCACAGACGACAAAGGCCAACTTGCAGAAGTGGCCTATGCTGTGTTCAGTGACGCCGTGGAGGTCACCGTCCAAATAAAGGTGACTAGAGTTGACCCCGCCGACGTTTACGGTAAAATCACCGCGCACAACCAGCACTACGGCAGCAACAGCATACTGCTCTTCAGCCGTACAGATTGGGATTTCCTTGCAACAAAGGAGGAAAAGAGGCAAGGAAGAAGGCGTGCAAAACTGAGGGCAAGTGGAACTTCCAATTGCTGGATTCCACTTACGCGATCCGTCGTTGCGGTGCCATTAGGCTCGCCGCTTGAGATAAGGGTCAATTTGTATGCATGTCCATCCGAATATGGGCTTACTGATTATTTCAAGGAGGATATAGATTTTTCTCTCATAGATCAGCATGTGGGGCAAATCAAAAGGCACCATGTGGTGGTTCGAGTGACCTCGCTGGACATCTGCACTCTCCCGGAACAAAGTCACACAACACTGCCTACGCTCGCCATGACCTGGGTTCCAGG GGTGACAAGTATGAGGACGGGGGCAGGAATGCCCATCGAGCAGCCTGCACATGTGTATATGGACTTCAACTGTGGCAGTGGTAAGTACAGTGCATTCATGGACGACTTGTGTGAAAAGCTTGCGGAGCACCCGGGCAAAGCTGCTGTCCATGGGCGGCCTGTCCTCGCCAGGCAGCGGCGTGGAAAGCCAACGAGGCTGTTTATGATCAGGCTAGCGGGTGACAGAGATTATGAATGGGTAACTCTGGCCGTTCGGGACGACAACTTGTGCCTCGTTGGCTTCCAAACTCCGGACGGGAGGTGGCACGAGTTCGGCTCCGGCTCCATAACTTGTCTCCAAGAGTCCACCTTTTTAGGGTCCAATGGAAGCTATGATAGCTTATTAGGTGAATCTGGAGACCGGTGGCAAGAGCTGAAGCTGGGCAGGAAGTCCGCAACAGATGCCATAGGAAAGCTCTCGGCGTACGAGGACCGAGTGGGCGTAGTAGTTGATCAAGACACCAAAGTGGATTTGGCTCGCCTGATGGTCATGATATGCGAGGCCGCACGGTTGGCAGAAATCTACGACATGGTGAAGAAAGGATGGGAAGACGGAATCTGTATCACCGACCGGCAGGTACAGCACATAGATAACTGGGACAATATTTCTCGCGTTCTGCTTGGCAGAAGAAGGAGAGTCAGAAACATAGGTTTGAAGAAGGAAGACGACGCGGCAGCTGTAGTGAAGATGGTGCTTAACCCTTTCCGTCCCCTTGTGGAGGTGTTTGGCCTGCGTGCTTACCCTAGTTTCAGTGGCACCATCTCCGCCGTGGACGACAAAGGAAGCAAGGTCGTCATTTACAACAAGGACCCTCAAGCCAAACGAGATGATACTCCGTCCTCTCAGACGCAAACTCAG AGTAATATCGATTGTCACCACAAAGAAGCACAGGAGGATTTGCCACCTGCTGTAACGTACAGACCCATCTCAGCTGACGGGGAGTTCTACATTCAAGTCAGTGGCAATTCCACCACACATACCTCCCGTCTCACCTTGGTATGGGATGGTCATTCCGATAAAGCTGCGTACAACATCATCAACACACACCAAATCAGCATAGGCAGCTCCAAAGCTGAACTAACGTATGCGGTGCTCCACGATGCCGTGGAGGCCACCGTGAAGGTCCAGCTGAATCTCAAGGAACCCGAAGAAGCTGGCACCGTCACCGGCGTGTACGGTGAAATCACCGCGACCAACCAGCACTACAAGAACAAGAGCATCCTGCTCTTCAGCCATCCAAAGGAACAGGCAGTAAAACCCGAGGTCAATGCCTCGGATGCCGTTTCAATTTCACTCAAGTTGATGAGGGGTTTCATTGTGGCGTCACTTGAGCGcttgcttgtgataaaggttagctTGCGTGCTGTGTGCTCCAGCTATGAGGAACCCATATGCTTCGAGCAAGAAGTGAGTTTCGACCCCAATATGGGTACCGCGCAAACAGCGAAGATCGATGCACCCACTATGGAGGCTCAAGTGATGTTCATCACCAACGAGCGAAATGCGCCCAGCCAG gGAAGGGTAAAGCAATGGCGCCGGCGACCACGCGCGAGTGCCGCAATACTCCCCAACACTACTACTGCGGGATGA